One bacterium genomic region harbors:
- a CDS encoding permease: MKKDKIIETTVFSLFTSFILLSFILRIDSGMQMGRKTIYFAKNLFLVLPPAFILIGLFQVWVKRESVEKHLGTGSGLMAHLWVTLLAGTTVGGLYVAFPVAAVLFRKGARIPVILTYLGAAAVVRIPMTLFEASFLGIKFSLIRLLISIPLIIVSSEILGKYLETRSYQITDNNT; encoded by the coding sequence ATGAAAAAGGACAAAATAATTGAAACAACTGTTTTTTCTCTCTTCACAAGCTTCATTCTGCTGTCATTTATTCTGAGAATTGATTCCGGAATGCAGATGGGCAGGAAAACAATTTATTTTGCAAAAAACCTTTTTCTGGTTCTTCCCCCTGCCTTTATTTTAATCGGGCTTTTTCAGGTCTGGGTAAAACGGGAATCTGTTGAAAAACATCTTGGCACAGGTTCAGGGCTGATGGCTCATCTGTGGGTAACACTGCTTGCAGGTACAACTGTGGGCGGGCTCTATGTTGCCTTTCCTGTTGCCGCAGTACTGTTCCGAAAAGGTGCAAGAATCCCTGTAATCCTCACATATCTTGGAGCTGCTGCTGTAGTCCGCATCCCAATGACACTTTTTGAAGCATCTTTTCTCGGAATTAAATTTTCCCTGATAAGGCTTTTAATCTCAATACCTTTAATAATTGTATCTTCGGAAATATTAGGAAAATATCTTGAAACACGTTCATACCAAATCACAGATAACAACACTTAA
- a CDS encoding thioredoxin family protein: MLCSNHKEKAKSSVNPDNTVYQSAVDTSKTNTGSSAKIDTPLVTFIELGSVNCIPCKMMQPVMKQIEEEYKGSVKVVFYDVWTEKGKPYADTFKIRVIPTQVFLDKNGNEYFRHEGFFPKQELIKILKQKGVK; this comes from the coding sequence ATGCTCTGCTCAAATCATAAGGAAAAAGCTAAAAGTTCGGTTAATCCGGACAATACTGTTTACCAATCAGCAGTTGATACCAGTAAAACAAATACAGGTTCATCTGCAAAAATCGATACACCTCTTGTAACATTTATTGAGCTGGGCTCTGTAAACTGCATACCTTGTAAAATGATGCAGCCTGTAATGAAACAGATAGAAGAAGAATACAAAGGCAGTGTAAAAGTTGTTTTTTATGACGTATGGACAGAGAAAGGCAAACCTTATGCTGATACGTTCAAAATAAGAGTTATCCCTACACAGGTGTTTCTAGATAAAAACGGTAATGAATATTTCAGGCATGAGGGGTTTTTCCCAAAGCAGGAACTAATTAAAATACTGAAACAAAAAGGTGTTAAGTAA